The following coding sequences are from one Lycium ferocissimum isolate CSIRO_LF1 chromosome 3, AGI_CSIRO_Lferr_CH_V1, whole genome shotgun sequence window:
- the LOC132050137 gene encoding cell division control protein 48 isoform X2 yields MALSIRRVGRALHSHYRTLALSPSPHNGNFGCHGRTFSSRSVPSTTIPAILAGLLGVGVLDVTYADSDEVGPKVPPSDSPPIPSHNPLEETAKAERRRLENLLKSKGVKYGSYPRFTVAVKGQKVTIKFQVPPTCEIPLLIASLVSRLGVKLEDPSAASNMMLRAWDSGVAWQLALSHPQTKNGTPGEQAGGRDTNPYDEDLCILIFRPLISADKAEIEFMKPGSFTDEELDALVSALELAGQQKTVDLRSRGDAGRVPSADKTVTTLESMGVKIFGINAPTSGNPKANITWENIAGYNQQKRDIEDTILLALQSPEVYDDIARGTRRKFETNRPRAVLFEGPPGTGKTSCARVIANQAGVPLLYVPLEIIMSKYYGESERLLGKVFSLANDLPNGAIVFLDEVDSFATARDGETHEATRRLLSVLLRQIDGFEQEKKVVVVAATNRKQDLDPALISRFDSMITFPLPDQQTRQEIAAQYAKHLTDSELSEFARATEGLSGRDMRDVCQQAERRWASKIIRGQAPKDEGTGGLLPPLQDYVDSARNRQRALLDIDIQNRSMNPASKKPQFDFV; encoded by the exons GAAATTTTGGGTGTCACGGACGTACATTTTCTTCAAGATCAGTACCTTCAACTACTATTCCTGCCATTTTAGCTGGACTGCTAGGAGTTGGAGTCCTGGATGTAACTTATGCAGATTCTGATGAG GTTGGTCCCAAAGTTCCACCTTCTGATTCTCCTCCAATTCCAAGCCACAATCCCCTTGAAGAAACAGCAAAAGCAGAGAGACGCAGATTAGAAAACCTGCTCAAGAGCAAAGGAGTGAAGTATGGTTCTTATCCTCGTTTTACTGTTGCCGTAAAGGGTCAAAAG GTTACTATCAAGTTCCAAGTTCCTCCAACCTGTGAAATTCCGCTACTAATTGCAAGCCTTGTTTCACGACTCGGAGTAAAACTTGAAGATCCTAGTGCAGCATCAAATATGATGTTACGCGCTTGGGACAG TGGGGTTGCCTGGCAACTGGCACTTAGCCATCCCCAAACGAAAAATGGAACTCCAGGGGAGCAGGCTGGTGGAAGGGATACAAATCCTTATGATGAAGATTTATGCATTCTCATATTTCGTCCACTCATTAGCGCTGACAAAGCT GAGATTGAGTTTATGAAGCCCGGGAGCTTTACTGATGAGGAGCTTGATGCTTTGGTATCTGCGCTAGAATTAGCAGGACAACAAAAAACAGTGGACTTAAGATCAAGAGGAGATGCAGGCCGAGTTCCTTCTGCAGATAAAACGGTTACTACTCTAGAGTCTATGGGAGTAAAAATCTTTGGCATTAATGCGCCCACTAGTGGTAATCCAAAAGCTAATATTACCTGGGAGAATATTGCTGGATATAATCAACAGAAACG GGATATTGAAGATACAATACTGCTAGCTTTGCAAAGTCctgaagtatatgatgatattgctCGTGGGACCCGGCGCAAATTTGAGACGAACAGGCCCCGGGCAGTCTTATTTGAAGGTCCACCAG GAACTGGAAAGACATCTTGTGCACGTGTTATAGCTAATCAAGCG GGTGTCCCATTGTTATATGTGCCATTGGAAATTATAATGTCAAAGTACTATGGTGAAAGTGAGCGTCTGTTGGGGAAGGTGTTCTCACTTGCCAATGATCTCCCAAATGGTGCTATAGTTTTCCTCGATGAG GTTGATTCTTTTGCTACTGCTCGTGATGGCGAAACACATGAAGCAACACGCAGACTTTTATCGGTGCTATTACGGCAG ATTGATGGATTTGAGCAGGAGAAGAAAGTAGTGGTAGTGGCTGCTACTAATAGAAAGCAAGACCTTGATCCTGCTTTAATTAG CCGATTTGATTCCATGATTACATTCCCCCTACCTGATCAACAGACTCGTCAGGAAATAGCCGCACAGTATGCAAAGCATTTGACAGATTCTGAATTATCTGAATTTGCAAGAGCCACGGAAGG ATTGTCTGGGCGGGACATGAGGGATGTCTGTCAGCAAGCGGAACGACGTTGGGCATCAAAG ATCATTCGTGGTCAAGCTCCTAAAGATGAAGGTACTGGTGGTTTGCTCCCCCCTCTCCAAGATTACGTTGACAGTGCTAGGAACAGGCAAAGAGCTCTGCTTGATATCGATATTCAGAACAGAAGCATGAATCCCGCTTCAAAGAAGCCTCAGTTTGATTTTGTATAA
- the LOC132050137 gene encoding uncharacterized protein LOC132050137 isoform X1 — MALSIRRVGRALHSHYRTLALSPSPHNGNFGCHGRTFSSRSVPSTTIPAILAGLLGVGVLDVTYADSDEVGPKVPPSDSPPIPSHNPLEETAKAERRRLENLLKSKGVKYGSYPRFTVAVKGQKVTIKFQVPPTCEIPLLIASLVSRLGVKLEDPSAASNMMLRAWDSGVAWQLALSHPQTKNGTPGEQAGGRDTNPYDEDLCILIFRPLISADKAEIEFMKPGSFTDEELDALVSALELAGQQKTVDLRSRGDAGRVPSADKTVTTLESMGVKIFGINAPTSGNPKANITWENIAGYNQQKRDIEDTILLALQSPEVYDDIARGTRRKFETNRPRAVLFEGPPGTGKTSCARVIANQAGVPLLYVPLEIIMSKYYGESERLLGKVFSLANDLPNGAIVFLDEVDSFATARDGETHEATRRLLSVLLRQLVQIDGFEQEKKVVVVAATNRKQDLDPALISRFDSMITFPLPDQQTRQEIAAQYAKHLTDSELSEFARATEGLSGRDMRDVCQQAERRWASKIIRGQAPKDEGTGGLLPPLQDYVDSARNRQRALLDIDIQNRSMNPASKKPQFDFV, encoded by the exons GAAATTTTGGGTGTCACGGACGTACATTTTCTTCAAGATCAGTACCTTCAACTACTATTCCTGCCATTTTAGCTGGACTGCTAGGAGTTGGAGTCCTGGATGTAACTTATGCAGATTCTGATGAG GTTGGTCCCAAAGTTCCACCTTCTGATTCTCCTCCAATTCCAAGCCACAATCCCCTTGAAGAAACAGCAAAAGCAGAGAGACGCAGATTAGAAAACCTGCTCAAGAGCAAAGGAGTGAAGTATGGTTCTTATCCTCGTTTTACTGTTGCCGTAAAGGGTCAAAAG GTTACTATCAAGTTCCAAGTTCCTCCAACCTGTGAAATTCCGCTACTAATTGCAAGCCTTGTTTCACGACTCGGAGTAAAACTTGAAGATCCTAGTGCAGCATCAAATATGATGTTACGCGCTTGGGACAG TGGGGTTGCCTGGCAACTGGCACTTAGCCATCCCCAAACGAAAAATGGAACTCCAGGGGAGCAGGCTGGTGGAAGGGATACAAATCCTTATGATGAAGATTTATGCATTCTCATATTTCGTCCACTCATTAGCGCTGACAAAGCT GAGATTGAGTTTATGAAGCCCGGGAGCTTTACTGATGAGGAGCTTGATGCTTTGGTATCTGCGCTAGAATTAGCAGGACAACAAAAAACAGTGGACTTAAGATCAAGAGGAGATGCAGGCCGAGTTCCTTCTGCAGATAAAACGGTTACTACTCTAGAGTCTATGGGAGTAAAAATCTTTGGCATTAATGCGCCCACTAGTGGTAATCCAAAAGCTAATATTACCTGGGAGAATATTGCTGGATATAATCAACAGAAACG GGATATTGAAGATACAATACTGCTAGCTTTGCAAAGTCctgaagtatatgatgatattgctCGTGGGACCCGGCGCAAATTTGAGACGAACAGGCCCCGGGCAGTCTTATTTGAAGGTCCACCAG GAACTGGAAAGACATCTTGTGCACGTGTTATAGCTAATCAAGCG GGTGTCCCATTGTTATATGTGCCATTGGAAATTATAATGTCAAAGTACTATGGTGAAAGTGAGCGTCTGTTGGGGAAGGTGTTCTCACTTGCCAATGATCTCCCAAATGGTGCTATAGTTTTCCTCGATGAG GTTGATTCTTTTGCTACTGCTCGTGATGGCGAAACACATGAAGCAACACGCAGACTTTTATCGGTGCTATTACGGCAG TTGGTGCAGATTGATGGATTTGAGCAGGAGAAGAAAGTAGTGGTAGTGGCTGCTACTAATAGAAAGCAAGACCTTGATCCTGCTTTAATTAG CCGATTTGATTCCATGATTACATTCCCCCTACCTGATCAACAGACTCGTCAGGAAATAGCCGCACAGTATGCAAAGCATTTGACAGATTCTGAATTATCTGAATTTGCAAGAGCCACGGAAGG ATTGTCTGGGCGGGACATGAGGGATGTCTGTCAGCAAGCGGAACGACGTTGGGCATCAAAG ATCATTCGTGGTCAAGCTCCTAAAGATGAAGGTACTGGTGGTTTGCTCCCCCCTCTCCAAGATTACGTTGACAGTGCTAGGAACAGGCAAAGAGCTCTGCTTGATATCGATATTCAGAACAGAAGCATGAATCCCGCTTCAAAGAAGCCTCAGTTTGATTTTGTATAA